A stretch of the Coriobacteriia bacterium genome encodes the following:
- a CDS encoding HigA family addiction module antitoxin, which yields MPKKMLAPVHPGEVLLEEFLKPVGLSQNQLALSIGVSPRRINEIVLGKRRVTAETALRLSVYFGTSPQFWLGLQADFDLDVASDELGDRLEREVRPRAIAS from the coding sequence ATGCCCAAGAAGATGCTCGCCCCCGTGCATCCGGGTGAGGTGCTGCTCGAGGAATTCCTCAAGCCTGTGGGTCTCAGCCAGAACCAGCTTGCCCTGAGCATCGGCGTCTCTCCGCGCCGCATCAACGAGATCGTCCTCGGCAAGCGCCGCGTGACCGCCGAGACTGCGCTGCGTCTGTCCGTCTACTTCGGCACCTCGCCGCAGTTCTGGCTCGGCTTGCAGGCCGATTTCGACCTCGACGTGGCGTCGGACGAACTCGGCGACCGGCTTGAGCGCGAAGTCCGTCCGCGCGCGATCGCTAGCTAG
- a CDS encoding HigA family addiction module antitoxin produces MSIPNTGRMLRRPTHPGEMLREDFLPDYGLTVSGLAEAIGVSRQSVNELLRCRRAVSPEMALRLSRLFGNSAEFWLNAQRAVDLWDAGQAIKVEVDRIEPLSVA; encoded by the coding sequence ATGAGTATCCCGAACACCGGCCGGATGCTGCGCCGGCCCACCCATCCCGGCGAGATGCTTCGGGAGGATTTCCTGCCGGACTACGGCCTCACGGTCTCCGGTCTCGCCGAGGCCATCGGCGTATCCCGCCAGTCCGTCAACGAGCTGTTGCGCTGTCGTCGCGCCGTCAGTCCGGAGATGGCACTGCGGCTCTCGCGGCTTTTCGGCAATTCGGCGGAGTTCTGGCTGAACGCCCAGCGTGCCGTCGACCTGTGGGATGCGGGTCAGGCCATCAAGGTCGAGGTCGACAGGATCGAGCCGTTGAGCGTCGCATAG
- a CDS encoding FAD-dependent oxidoreductase, whose protein sequence is MSARRDPDVLVVGGGPAGLAAARAAAGAGASVLLVERDVRLGGILNQCVHDGFGLEMFGDSLTGPEYSGRLVGELDGTGVEVLLDSFVLRVEDGPACHVLSPRGHETLRLGAVVAAMGCRERSFGSLAIPGPRPAGIWSAGTAQRLVNLEGLTIGRRAVILGSGDVGLIMARRLTFEGATVECVLERYPWPGGLPRNVSQCLNDFGIPLLLSHTVVEVLGDKRVTGVVMAGVGDDGREVPGSRRVVECDTLLVSVGLIPENELTRGAGAAIDRATGGPVVDQRLMTSVPGVFICGNALHVHDLADWASLEGRRAGERAAAYAAAPWERAEPIAVRVAGDVRYVVPQTLVAGEAATLAFRVAEPLRRAVVTVSRDGEDIVAVQFPYLSPSELASVDVPALSAGGGDLEVRVG, encoded by the coding sequence GTGAGCGCGCGCCGCGACCCGGACGTCCTCGTCGTCGGCGGAGGGCCCGCGGGACTCGCCGCGGCACGCGCGGCGGCCGGAGCGGGGGCGAGCGTGCTCCTCGTCGAGCGAGACGTGCGCCTCGGCGGCATCCTCAACCAGTGCGTCCACGACGGCTTCGGCCTCGAGATGTTCGGCGACTCGCTCACCGGCCCCGAGTACTCGGGGCGTCTCGTGGGAGAGCTCGACGGCACCGGCGTCGAGGTGCTCCTCGACTCGTTCGTGCTGCGCGTGGAGGACGGCCCGGCGTGCCACGTGCTCTCGCCGCGCGGTCACGAGACGCTGCGTCTCGGCGCGGTCGTCGCGGCGATGGGCTGCCGCGAGCGCTCGTTCGGCTCGCTCGCGATCCCCGGGCCGCGCCCGGCCGGGATCTGGTCGGCCGGCACCGCTCAGCGCCTCGTCAACCTCGAAGGGCTCACGATCGGCAGGCGCGCCGTCATCCTCGGCTCCGGCGACGTCGGGCTCATCATGGCGAGGCGCCTGACCTTCGAAGGCGCGACCGTCGAGTGCGTGCTCGAGCGCTATCCCTGGCCCGGAGGTCTGCCGCGCAACGTCAGCCAGTGCCTGAACGACTTCGGCATCCCGCTGCTTTTGAGCCACACGGTGGTGGAGGTGCTCGGAGACAAGCGCGTGACCGGCGTCGTGATGGCGGGCGTCGGCGACGACGGCCGAGAGGTGCCCGGCTCGCGCCGGGTCGTCGAGTGCGACACGCTGCTCGTCTCGGTCGGGCTGATCCCGGAGAACGAGCTCACGCGCGGCGCCGGGGCGGCGATCGACCGCGCCACCGGCGGCCCGGTCGTCGACCAGCGACTCATGACGAGCGTGCCCGGCGTCTTCATCTGCGGCAACGCGCTGCACGTCCACGACCTCGCCGACTGGGCGAGCCTCGAGGGCCGCCGCGCGGGGGAGAGGGCCGCCGCGTACGCCGCGGCGCCGTGGGAGCGCGCCGAGCCGATCGCCGTGCGCGTCGCCGGCGACGTGCGCTACGTCGTGCCCCAGACGCTCGTGGCGGGGGAGGCGGCGACGCTTGCCTTCAGGGTCGCCGAGCCGCTGCGGCGCGCGGTCGTGACCGTCTCGCGTGACGGAGAGGACATCGTCGCCGTGCAGTTCCCGTATCTGTCGCCCTCCGAGCTCGCCTCAGTGGACGTCCCGGCGCTTTCCGCCGGCGGAGGCGACCTGGAGGTGCGCGTTGGCTGA
- a CDS encoding type II toxin-antitoxin system RelE/ParE family toxin — MIKSFADTEAERIFRREFSRKLPGDIQSIALRKLRMLNNAHGINDLRLPPANRLEKLSADRQGQYSIRINDRWRVCFTWQDGDACDVEITYYH; from the coding sequence ATGATCAAGTCGTTCGCGGATACCGAGGCCGAGAGGATCTTCCGGCGCGAGTTCTCCAGGAAGCTTCCCGGTGACATCCAGTCGATCGCCTTGCGGAAGCTGCGCATGCTCAACAACGCCCATGGGATCAACGACCTGCGTCTTCCGCCAGCGAATCGTCTGGAGAAACTGTCTGCCGACCGACAGGGCCAATACAGCATCCGCATCAACGACCGATGGCGCGTCTGCTTCACCTGGCAAGACGGCGACGCGTGCGACGTCGAGATCACGTACTACCACTGA
- a CDS encoding DUF1667 domain-containing protein, whose amino-acid sequence MAEATERELVCIVCPTGCRLRVRVDGDAIEVRGAACERGRDYARCECSTPVRSFTGTVRVRGGSLPLVAVRSDGMVHRDALLEVARAAGRVVAEAPVGAGDVVAEGLPGGARLVATASVGRRV is encoded by the coding sequence TTGGCTGAGGCGACCGAGCGCGAGCTGGTCTGCATCGTCTGCCCGACCGGGTGCCGCCTGCGCGTGCGTGTCGACGGCGACGCGATCGAGGTGCGCGGCGCCGCCTGCGAGCGCGGGCGTGACTATGCGCGCTGCGAGTGCTCGACGCCCGTGCGCTCGTTCACGGGCACGGTGCGCGTGAGGGGCGGCTCGCTTCCGCTTGTGGCGGTGCGCAGCGACGGCATGGTCCACCGCGACGCGCTGCTGGAAGTCGCGCGAGCGGCCGGGCGCGTGGTCGCCGAGGCGCCGGTGGGTGCGGGTGACGTGGTCGCCGAAGGGCTGCCTGGCGGCGCGCGCCTCGTCGCGACGGCGAGCGTGGGGCGGCGCGTCTAG